In Rhipicephalus microplus isolate Deutch F79 chromosome 7, USDA_Rmic, whole genome shotgun sequence, one genomic interval encodes:
- the LOC119179744 gene encoding uncharacterized protein LOC119179744, translating into MNAALSTVLFALFSAASAGFIGGYSGYGGGLGAISGGAGYAGGYGAGIGGAVAAAPVAVAAAPAVSVRSTSYGNSAGGAAILSGGAAGGLAGSSIGLFSGAGLGYGGGLGLGGLGGGAGYGVAVARPAIAVARPAIAVAPAVAVARPVAVARPVAVARPVAVARPVAIAAPAVATVAAAPAVATVAAAPAVATVAAAPAVAVGGGLGGLGLVGGGYGAYGAGYGLGYGAGLTRLAVVGGHGGYGGAYGGGYGFGHGAGLGRLGVTYGHAAKW; encoded by the exons ATGAACGCCGCT CTCTCCACCGTTCTATTCGCGCTTTTCTCGGCCGCCTCCGCTGGCTTCATCGGGGGCTACAGTGGCTACGGCGGTGGTCTTGGTGCCATCAGTGGCGGTGCTGGCTACGCTGGTGGCTACGGCGCTGGTATTGGAGGCGCCGTTGCTGCTGCTCCAGTTGCTGTCGCAGCCGCTCCAGCTGTTTCAGTGCGCAGCACTTCCTACGGCAACAGTGCGGGAGGCGCCGCCATTCTTTCCGGGGGCGCAGCTGGTGGTCTCGCCGGCAGTAGCATCGGTCTGTTCTCCGGGGCCGGCCTCGGCTACGGTGGAGGACTCGGTCTCGGTGGTCTCGGAGGCGGTGCTGGATACGGCGTCGCCGTTGCTCGTCCCGCCATCGCCGTTGCTCGTCCCGCCATTGCCGTAGCTCCAGCCGTGGCTGTGGCTCGCCCTGTGGCAGTGGCTCGTCCAGTGGCTGTGGCTCGTCCAGTGGCCGTGGCTCGTCCCGTCGCTATTGCTGCCCCGGCTGTTGCTACCGTTGCTGCTGCCCCGGCTGTGGCTACCGTTGCTGCTGCCCCGGCTGTGGCTACCGTTGCTGCGGCACCAGCTGTTGCCGTCGGAGGTGGTCTCGGTGGCCTGGGTCTTGTGGGCGGTGGCTACGGTGCATACGGTGCTGGATACGGTCTCGGCTATGGCGCTGGTCTCACTAGGCTCGCTGTTGTTGGTGGTCACGGCGGCTATGGGGGTGCCTACGGTGGCGGATACGGATTCGGCCATGGCGCTGGCCTCGGCAGGCTCGGAGTTACTTATGGCCATGCCGCCAAGTGGTG A